Sequence from the Deinococcus radiopugnans ATCC 19172 genome:
CGACAGCGTCAGCAAGTACGATCTGCGGCTGCTGCAACCAAACGCGGGAGCCATCGAACCGGCCGCCATCCATACCCTGGAACACCTGCTGGCCGGCTACCTGCGCGACCACCTGACCGACATCGTGGACGTGTCGCCGATGGGCTGCCGTACAGGCATGTACATGGCCGTGATCGGTGAACCGGACGAGCCGCGCATTCTTAAGGCCTTTGAGGCGGCCTTGCAGGACACCGCCGCGCACAGCCAAC
This genomic interval carries:
- a CDS encoding S-ribosylhomocysteine lyase, whose product is MANVESFDLDHTKVKAPYVRLAGVKTTPRGDSVSKYDLRLLQPNAGAIEPAAIHTLEHLLAGYLRDHLTDIVDVSPMGCRTGMYMAVIGEPDEPRILKAFEAALQDTAAHSQPIPGVSELECGNFRDHDLEAARKYAQDALNQGLKIQETVLLERT